Proteins encoded together in one Anoxybacillus flavithermus window:
- the folB gene encoding dihydroneopterin aldolase encodes MRDKIYISQMEFYGYHGVFPEENKLGQRFYVDVTIETNLQRAGITDDLSETINYAHIYDICQSIVEGKPFRLIEAVAEQIAEQILSAYETASSCTVKVTKPNPPIKGHYAYVAVEITRGR; translated from the coding sequence ATGCGGGATAAAATTTACATTAGTCAAATGGAATTTTACGGTTATCACGGGGTGTTTCCGGAGGAGAATAAACTCGGCCAACGTTTTTATGTTGACGTCACAATCGAAACGAACTTACAAAGAGCTGGCATTACTGATGATTTGAGCGAAACGATTAATTACGCGCATATATACGACATATGTCAAAGCATCGTTGAAGGCAAGCCTTTTAGACTTATTGAAGCGGTAGCAGAGCAGATTGCTGAGCAAATTTTATCCGCGTATGAAACAGCGTCATCGTGTACAGTGAAGGTGACAAAGCCTAATCCACCAATTAAAGGTCATTATGCTTATGTGGCGGTTGAAATTACGAGAGGACGTTAG
- the folP gene encoding dihydropteroate synthase, with product MDVIYCGTYKLDLRKNTVIMGILNATPDSFSDGGKYNHVEQAVERAKQLVAEGAHIIDIGGESTRPGAEKVSLEEELRRVIPIVEAVAKAVNVPISIDTYKAEVAKQAIEAGATVINDVWGAKADSNMAQVAAYYGVPIVLMHNRCDRHYKDLISDMMNDLKESIDIVKQAGVKDEQIIIDPGIGFAKTVEHNLEVMRRLDEFSVLGYPILLGTSRKSFIGHVLDLPVHERVEGTGATVCLGIAKGVHIVRVHDVLPIARMAKMMDAMLGKGEENAG from the coding sequence ATGGATGTTATATATTGTGGAACATATAAGTTAGACTTGCGAAAGAATACGGTTATTATGGGCATTTTAAATGCCACTCCTGACTCCTTTTCTGATGGCGGAAAATATAATCATGTAGAGCAGGCTGTTGAGCGTGCGAAGCAACTTGTCGCTGAAGGAGCACATATCATTGATATTGGGGGAGAATCCACCCGCCCTGGAGCCGAAAAAGTATCACTTGAAGAAGAATTGCGTCGCGTCATCCCGATTGTAGAAGCGGTTGCTAAAGCGGTGAATGTACCCATTTCGATTGATACGTATAAAGCAGAAGTAGCTAAACAAGCCATTGAAGCGGGTGCGACAGTGATTAACGACGTTTGGGGAGCAAAGGCAGATTCCAATATGGCTCAAGTAGCCGCTTACTATGGTGTACCTATTGTATTAATGCATAATCGTTGCGATCGCCATTATAAAGATCTCATTTCGGATATGATGAACGATTTAAAAGAAAGTATTGATATAGTCAAACAAGCTGGTGTGAAAGACGAACAAATTATTATCGATCCAGGGATCGGGTTTGCTAAAACAGTAGAGCATAACTTGGAAGTGATGCGTCGGTTGGATGAATTTTCGGTTCTCGGGTATCCGATCTTGTTAGGAACATCGCGAAAATCATTTATCGGACATGTGCTTGATTTACCCGTTCATGAACGAGTAGAAGGGACAGGAGCAACAGTTTGCCTCGGCATTGCAAAAGGAGTGCACATTGTTCGTGTGCACGATGTTTTACCGATTGCTCGAATGGCTAAAATGATGGATGCGATGCTTGGAAAAGGTGAAGAAAATGCGGGATAA
- the lysS gene encoding lysine--tRNA ligase: MSHEELNDQLLVRREKLHKLREKGIDPFGKRFERTHKAEELFALYGHLSKEELEEKQVQVSIAGRIMTKRGKGKAGFAHIQDLTGQIQIYVRKDDVGEEQYEIFDTSDLGDIVGVQGTVFKTKVGELSIKVHSYEMLTKSLRPLPEKYHGLKDIEQRYRQRYLDLIMNPESKKTFITRSLIIQSMRRYLDQKGYLEVETPMMHSIAGGAAARPFITHHNALDMTLYMRIAIELHLKRLIVGGLEKVYEIGRVFRNEGISTRHNPEFTMLELYEAYADYTDIMKLTEDMIAHIAQEVLGTTKIQYGEHEVDLTPSWKRLHMVDAIKEYVGVDFWKHMSDEEARQLAKEHGVEVAPHMTFGHIVNEFFEQKVEQHLIQPTFIYGHPVEISPLAKKNPEDPRFTDRFELFIVAREHANAFTELNDPIDQRERFEAQLREKEQGNDEAHEMDEDFIEALEYGMPPTGGLGIGIDRLVMLLTNSPSIRDVLLFPQMRHK, encoded by the coding sequence ATGTCGCATGAGGAATTAAATGATCAGCTATTAGTTCGTCGTGAAAAGTTACATAAGTTGCGTGAAAAAGGGATCGATCCATTTGGAAAACGGTTCGAACGCACACATAAAGCAGAAGAACTATTTGCGTTATACGGTCATTTATCAAAAGAAGAACTTGAAGAGAAACAAGTTCAAGTTTCTATTGCCGGTCGAATTATGACGAAACGAGGCAAAGGGAAAGCGGGATTTGCGCATATTCAAGATTTGACGGGACAAATTCAAATTTATGTGCGTAAAGACGATGTTGGTGAAGAGCAGTATGAAATTTTTGATACGTCAGATTTAGGAGATATTGTCGGCGTACAAGGAACAGTATTCAAAACAAAAGTGGGAGAATTGTCTATCAAGGTACACTCGTATGAAATGTTGACGAAATCGTTGCGCCCGCTCCCTGAGAAATATCATGGGCTCAAAGATATCGAGCAACGCTACCGCCAACGTTATCTCGATTTAATTATGAATCCAGAAAGTAAAAAAACGTTTATTACACGCAGTTTAATTATTCAATCAATGCGTCGCTATTTAGATCAAAAAGGGTATTTAGAAGTAGAGACGCCGATGATGCACTCAATTGCCGGAGGAGCTGCAGCCCGTCCGTTTATTACGCACCATAACGCTTTAGATATGACATTGTATATGCGTATTGCGATCGAATTACATTTAAAACGTTTAATTGTGGGTGGATTAGAGAAAGTATATGAAATCGGTCGTGTATTCCGAAACGAAGGTATTTCAACACGTCATAATCCAGAGTTTACGATGCTTGAGCTTTACGAGGCTTATGCTGATTACACTGATATTATGAAATTAACAGAAGATATGATTGCGCATATTGCTCAAGAAGTGCTTGGAACGACAAAAATCCAATATGGAGAACATGAAGTAGATTTGACGCCATCATGGAAACGACTTCATATGGTTGATGCGATTAAAGAGTATGTGGGCGTTGACTTCTGGAAGCACATGAGCGACGAAGAAGCGCGTCAATTGGCGAAAGAGCATGGAGTAGAAGTAGCTCCACATATGACATTTGGTCATATCGTAAATGAATTTTTCGAACAAAAAGTAGAACAACATCTTATTCAGCCAACATTTATTTATGGGCACCCAGTTGAGATTTCGCCTTTAGCGAAAAAAAATCCAGAAGATCCTCGTTTCACAGATCGATTTGAACTATTTATCGTTGCACGTGAGCATGCAAATGCATTCACAGAATTAAATGACCCAATCGATCAACGTGAACGGTTTGAAGCGCAGTTAAGAGAAAAAGAACAAGGAAACGACGAAGCGCATGAAATGGACGAAGATTTTATCGAAGCATTAGAATACGGGATGCCACCAACGGGTGGGTTAGGAATTGGCATTGATCGTCTTGTTATGTTGTTAACGAACTCTCCATCGATCCGCGATGTATTGTTATTCCCTCAAATGCGGCATAAATAG
- the pabC gene encoding aminodeoxychorismate lyase → MFIYINGQIVKKEEARISAFDHGFMYGLGLFETFRVYDGHPFLLDDHLTRLHDGLNMLNISFFITRDEVMHILSRLLEANGYRDAYVRLNISAGVGDVGLQVDKYTAPTVIMYMKPVPTFAEEKVCQTLRIRRNTPEGYIRLKSHHYLNNILGKWEIGKDAHVEGIFLTQDGFVAEGIVSNVFWVKDGIVYTPSVETGILNGITRLFVIDLLRSWGVRVREGFYSLQQLKEADEIFLTNSIQEIVPVCRLDGDIYPGKCGEMTSRLQRAYAFFTTHLWTRYERKDGYVH, encoded by the coding sequence ATGTTTATTTATATCAATGGGCAAATCGTAAAAAAGGAAGAGGCACGCATTTCCGCGTTTGACCACGGGTTTATGTATGGACTCGGTTTATTTGAAACGTTTCGCGTATATGATGGACATCCGTTTTTGCTTGATGATCACTTAACGCGCCTTCACGATGGGTTAAATATGTTAAACATCTCGTTTTTTATAACGCGGGACGAAGTGATGCATATTCTCTCCCGACTGTTGGAGGCAAACGGTTATCGCGATGCATATGTGCGTTTAAATATATCGGCTGGTGTTGGTGATGTGGGGTTACAAGTGGATAAATACACAGCGCCAACGGTTATTATGTACATGAAACCTGTTCCGACGTTTGCAGAGGAAAAAGTTTGCCAAACGTTACGAATAAGAAGAAATACACCAGAAGGGTATATCCGTTTGAAGTCACACCATTATTTGAACAATATTTTAGGTAAGTGGGAAATCGGCAAAGATGCACACGTGGAAGGTATTTTCCTTACACAAGACGGATTTGTCGCAGAGGGAATCGTTTCTAACGTTTTTTGGGTGAAAGATGGCATCGTGTATACTCCTTCAGTAGAAACCGGTATTTTAAACGGTATAACGCGATTGTTTGTGATCGATTTGTTGCGCTCGTGGGGTGTTCGTGTGAGAGAAGGATTTTACTCGCTACAACAACTGAAAGAAGCAGATGAAATATTTTTAACAAACTCCATTCAAGAAATCGTGCCGGTTTGTCGATTGGATGGTGATATATATCCCGGGAAATGTGGGGAAATGACGAGCCGTCTCCAACGTGCGTACGCCTTTTTTACTACACATTTATGGACAAGGTATGAAAGAAAGGACGGGTACGTTCATTGA
- the dusB gene encoding tRNA dihydrouridine synthase DusB codes for MFKIGNVQINNPVVLAPMAGVCNSAFRLTVKEFGAGLVCAEMVSDKAILFNNPKTMGMLYIDEREKPLSLQIFGGEKETLVQAAKYVDQHTNADIIDINMGCPVPKITKCDAGAKWLLDPNKIYDMVAAVVDAVEKPVTVKMRIGWDENHIYAVENAQAVERAGGQAVAVHGRTRVQMYEGKADWNVIKQVKEAVRIPVIGNGDVQTPQDAKRMLEQTGVDGVMIGRAALGNPWMIYRTVRYLETGELIPEPSVREKIEVCILHLDRLIALKNEYIAVKEMRKHAAWYLKGIRGNAKVRNAINECQTRDELVTLLMSFVEEVEAKEQHVVIES; via the coding sequence ATGTTTAAAATCGGAAATGTACAAATTAATAACCCTGTTGTACTTGCACCGATGGCAGGGGTATGTAATTCAGCATTTCGTCTAACTGTAAAGGAGTTTGGTGCAGGGCTTGTTTGTGCAGAGATGGTTAGCGATAAAGCGATTTTATTTAATAACCCAAAAACAATGGGCATGCTTTATATTGACGAGCGTGAAAAACCATTGAGTTTGCAAATTTTTGGTGGGGAAAAAGAGACGCTTGTACAAGCCGCTAAATATGTAGATCAACATACGAACGCCGATATTATCGATATTAACATGGGATGCCCTGTTCCGAAAATTACGAAGTGTGACGCGGGAGCAAAGTGGTTGTTAGATCCAAATAAAATTTACGACATGGTAGCCGCCGTCGTCGATGCGGTGGAGAAGCCTGTCACAGTAAAAATGCGAATCGGTTGGGATGAAAATCATATTTATGCTGTCGAAAACGCTCAGGCGGTAGAACGGGCAGGTGGACAAGCGGTTGCTGTTCATGGCCGAACGCGCGTACAAATGTATGAAGGAAAAGCGGATTGGAACGTCATTAAGCAAGTGAAAGAAGCGGTTCGTATCCCCGTTATCGGTAACGGTGATGTCCAGACCCCTCAAGATGCTAAACGAATGTTAGAACAAACAGGCGTCGATGGCGTCATGATTGGGCGTGCTGCTCTCGGTAATCCATGGATGATTTATCGTACCGTTCGTTATTTAGAAACGGGTGAACTTATCCCGGAACCGTCTGTACGTGAAAAAATCGAAGTGTGTATTTTACATTTGGATCGTTTAATCGCTTTGAAAAATGAATATATCGCTGTAAAAGAGATGCGTAAACATGCCGCTTGGTATTTAAAAGGTATTCGTGGAAATGCCAAAGTTCGCAATGCGATAAATGAATGTCAGACGCGTGATGAACTCGTGACGTTGCTTATGAGTTTTGTGGAGGAAGTTGAAGCAAAAGAACAACATGTTGTCATAGAATCGTAA
- the folK gene encoding 2-amino-4-hydroxy-6-hydroxymethyldihydropteridine diphosphokinase, with the protein MEHISYIALGSNIGDRFAYLLQAVKALHDHECISVLATSSVYETDPIGYVDQACFLNMVVKVSTSLSPLALLTATMNIEKMFGRKRKVRWGPRTLDLDILLYNHENIETEQLIIPHPRMFERAFVLIPLFEIDESLIIPSVQRPLRSYVEQLSDKGVRIWKSREEVEEQLLGKEGI; encoded by the coding sequence ATGGAACATATTTCTTATATTGCGTTAGGATCAAACATAGGGGATCGCTTTGCATATTTGCTTCAAGCAGTGAAAGCGTTACATGACCATGAATGTATTTCTGTTTTAGCGACATCTTCCGTTTATGAAACAGATCCTATTGGATACGTTGATCAGGCGTGTTTTTTAAATATGGTTGTGAAAGTCAGTACATCACTATCCCCGCTAGCTTTATTAACAGCGACAATGAACATCGAGAAAATGTTTGGCCGTAAGCGGAAAGTTCGTTGGGGACCGCGGACGTTAGACCTTGACATTTTGCTATATAATCATGAAAATATTGAGACAGAACAACTTATTATTCCGCATCCGCGTATGTTTGAACGGGCGTTTGTATTAATCCCGTTGTTTGAAATAGATGAATCTTTAATTATTCCATCTGTTCAACGTCCTTTACGTTCGTATGTGGAGCAGTTATCGGACAAGGGTGTTCGTATATGGAAAAGCCGCGAAGAAGTGGAAGAACAATTATTGGGAAAGGAGGGGATTTGA